The sequence GTGAAGCATTGAAATCGGCGATGGCCGACCACCGCTACGATCTGCAATATCAAATCTATGCGTTGGCATTGCATCGTTTCTTACGCAGCCGCGTTGCGAATTATAGTTATGAACAACATTTCGGTGGGGTTTATTACTTATTCTTAAGAGGAATGGACGGCCAATCTCAACAAGGTATTTTCTCGGCTAAACCCACATTGGCTTTGCTCGATGAAATGGATCAATTGATTGACGGTAAAGTGATAGACAGACGTTCAGCACAATTGAATGACAATGAAACTGGACAGATGGGGCTTCTATAATGACAACAACGACCACTAATACCAGCATAGAAACAGCGAACTCTGTTAAGCCAGTTTCACTTATCCCTGAACAACTCATGGGTGTATTAAAGTTCCTCGCTGATAAGGGCTCAATTCGTCAGCTGGATTATCAGTTTGCCCGTTTTATTGCTCAGCAAGCGACGAGTCACTCTCAAGAGATCGGCTTTCTCGCTGGGGTAGTGAGCCATGAATTAGGCAAAGGGCATATCTGTACTCAGCTTATACAGCTACATACGGTAGACCTTGAGCAAACGGCAGACCTTGCTCAGTTGCTTGGTTTGTACGGTGAAACGGCACTGCAACTGAACCAGAAATTGTTGGGTATTGATTGGGTGACTGTTCTGCAATCATCTAACCTAGTTGGTACAACCAACGATTGCGTTAAGCCGCTGATGTTTGATGGACAGCGTGTCTACTTACAACGCTATTGGAACTACGAAGTGGTGTTGGCTGAAACGTTAAACCGTTTAAGTAATCCAGTCGAGTTCAACATTGAGCAGAAAAAAGCGCTGACAGAAACGTTGAATCAATTATTCGCACGCAGTTATCACTTCCTGTTTAACGCATTAGCCAAGGCTGAAGCAAACCAACAAACCTCTCAGGTATTACGTCAGCAGTTAGTGTGTGACCATCTAGATATTGTGAATGAACAGGCTCTAGATTGGGGGGCGATAGACCAAGCGATTGTTCAAGCCAAGCAAGTGACCGATTTAGATGTACTGGATAGCCTAGTACCATTATCTGTTTGCTTGAATTGGCAAAAAGTAGCGGCAGCGGTGGCGTTAAGTCGTCGCTTCGCAGTGATTTCTGGTGGGCCGGGTACCGGTAAAACGACCACGGTAACTAAGTTGTTGTCGGCTATGGTCGAGCAATCACTCAGCCAAGGTAAAACACCGACGATCAAGCTGGTGGCACCGACAGGTAAAGCGGCTGCACGTTTAACAGAGTCGATTGGTAAAGCGATTGAGCAACTGCCTTTAGCGCCTGAAGTGAAGGCCAACATACCGACGGAATCGAGTACTTTGCACAGACTGCTCGGTGCTATTCCTAATCGAGCGGAGTTTAGACACAACCGACGTAATCCACTTCACCTTGATATCTTGGTGGTGGACGAAGCATCGATGGTCGACTTATCCATGATGTATAAGCTGGTGGATGCGCTCCCTGAACACGCAAGGCTGATTTTGCTTGGTGATAAAGATCAACTCGCTTCAGTCGAGGCAGGTGCCGTGTTGGGGGATATCTGCTCATTTAATTCAACAGGCTACA is a genomic window of Vibrio sp. FE10 containing:
- the recD gene encoding exodeoxyribonuclease V subunit alpha, whose translation is MTTTTTNTSIETANSVKPVSLIPEQLMGVLKFLADKGSIRQLDYQFARFIAQQATSHSQEIGFLAGVVSHELGKGHICTQLIQLHTVDLEQTADLAQLLGLYGETALQLNQKLLGIDWVTVLQSSNLVGTTNDCVKPLMFDGQRVYLQRYWNYEVVLAETLNRLSNPVEFNIEQKKALTETLNQLFARSYHFLFNALAKAEANQQTSQVLRQQLVCDHLDIVNEQALDWGAIDQAIVQAKQVTDLDVLDSLVPLSVCLNWQKVAAAVALSRRFAVISGGPGTGKTTTVTKLLSAMVEQSLSQGKTPTIKLVAPTGKAAARLTESIGKAIEQLPLAPEVKANIPTESSTLHRLLGAIPNRAEFRHNRRNPLHLDILVVDEASMVDLSMMYKLVDALPEHARLILLGDKDQLASVEAGAVLGDICSFNSTGYSTAQGNLIAEMTGFDAIAKPRQVKAGSVNPSAIADSLCMLQKSYRFDARSGIGQLAKAINNGSANQVDQVFAKGFEDIENHPLSSDSYNLMLRTLVNEYGAYLNRMNVPLEELETQEARAKSVLDLFSQCRLLCSIREGDFGVKGLNHRIERALAARRLVNPHNDELWYHGRPVMVTRNDHGLGLYNGDIGICMLEADASSSSSTDDNSAPRLKVYFELPDGSVKAVLPSRVPDHETAYAMTIHKSQGSEFDLTLMILPPDFSPILTRELIYTGITRAKKRLMMFSDTNVLKRGIKVKTERVSGLGSRLTS